Proteins encoded together in one Campylobacter peloridis LMG 23910 window:
- the recJ gene encoding single-stranded-DNA-specific exonuclease RecJ encodes MLTKAKIKEILHQRFVNDTHVKLCDLPMPSCLKDVYKGALRIKEAIEKNQKVAIVGDYDVDGVISCVILSEFFDDIGFDYVVKIPNRFKDGYGLNEEIINELDKVDLIITVDNGIAAFEAAELCLQKGIDLIITDHHMPPENLPKAYAIINPKQKDCEFPDIEICGAQVAWYLVAALKEVCKINYNMCKFIELLAIAIIADMMELRDLNRALVRKGIECINDSKRAAFKAIKQCFGKDKFELENIGFLIAPLINSAGRMDDAIISYKFLHSKNINEVMKYLEQIIAYNNNRKDEERELFKQCLEQVNENHPVIIVNGQNWHEGVLGIVASRLAKHFNKPAFVFSECEQKAKASVRSVGKIDILNVIEQAKEFVLSYGGHKGAAGVMVELENLESFKNKLNDICQSIPKEDFYNTEEVLGSIDPNEVDFELLELLESFEPYGHKNPKPHFKFSQLLVKNKKKIGKDESHMKLILTQGNKTLEALFFNFDHEPKLGENIDFIASISKNNFKGLITPQLTIKEIIK; translated from the coding sequence ATGCTAACTAAAGCTAAGATAAAAGAAATTTTACATCAGCGTTTTGTAAATGATACTCATGTAAAACTTTGTGATTTACCTATGCCATCTTGCTTGAAAGATGTTTATAAAGGTGCTTTACGCATTAAAGAAGCTATTGAAAAAAATCAAAAAGTAGCTATAGTGGGTGATTATGATGTTGATGGGGTGATATCATGTGTGATTTTATCTGAATTTTTTGATGATATTGGTTTTGATTATGTGGTAAAAATTCCAAATCGTTTTAAAGATGGTTATGGCTTAAATGAAGAAATTATCAATGAACTTGATAAGGTAGATTTAATCATCACGGTGGATAATGGCATAGCAGCATTTGAGGCTGCAGAACTTTGCTTACAAAAAGGAATTGATTTAATCATTACTGATCATCACATGCCACCAGAAAATTTACCAAAAGCGTATGCTATTATCAATCCAAAGCAAAAAGATTGCGAATTTCCAGATATTGAAATTTGTGGGGCTCAAGTAGCATGGTATTTAGTTGCTGCTTTAAAAGAAGTTTGTAAGATTAATTATAATATGTGTAAATTTATAGAACTTTTAGCTATAGCTATAATCGCAGATATGATGGAGCTTAGAGACTTAAATAGAGCATTAGTTAGAAAAGGTATAGAATGTATTAATGACTCAAAACGAGCAGCATTTAAAGCTATTAAGCAGTGTTTTGGAAAAGATAAATTTGAACTTGAAAATATTGGTTTTTTGATTGCACCTTTGATAAATAGTGCAGGAAGAATGGATGATGCGATTATTTCTTATAAATTTTTGCATTCTAAAAATATAAATGAAGTGATGAAGTATTTAGAGCAAATTATCGCTTACAATAATAATCGCAAAGATGAAGAACGAGAGCTTTTTAAGCAATGCTTAGAGCAAGTTAATGAAAATCATCCTGTGATTATAGTCAATGGGCAAAATTGGCATGAAGGAGTTTTAGGTATAGTTGCATCGCGTTTAGCAAAACATTTTAACAAACCTGCTTTTGTTTTTTCAGAATGTGAGCAAAAGGCTAAAGCTAGTGTTAGAAGTGTAGGTAAAATAGATATTTTAAATGTTATAGAACAAGCCAAAGAATTTGTTTTAAGCTATGGTGGACACAAAGGTGCTGCAGGGGTTATGGTAGAGCTTGAAAATTTAGAATCTTTCAAAAACAAACTTAATGATATTTGTCAAAGTATTCCAAAAGAAGATTTTTACAATACAGAGGAAGTTTTAGGTAGTATTGATCCAAATGAAGTAGATTTTGAATTACTAGAACTTTTAGAGTCTTTTGAACCTTATGGCCATAAAAATCCTAAGCCACATTTTAAATTTAGCCAACTTCTTGTAAAAAATAAGAAAAAAATAGGCAAAGATGAAAGTCATATGAAATTGATTTTAACCCAAGGGAATAAAACTTTAGAAGCTTTATTTTTTAATTTTGATCATGAACCAAAACTTGGTGAAAATATAGATTTTATCGCTAGTATTTCTAAAAATAACTTCAAAGGTTTAATAACTCCTCAACTAACCATAAAAGAGATTATAAAATAA
- a CDS encoding lytic transglycosylase domain-containing protein: protein MFKIILFLVMIFNYALTYETKIFIANTYIPENFYKYDKEFKQAAKKYNIPMVLLKAISLTENAKYKHDIIGKNKNKTKDYGLMQINSIHLQRFGLKEKDIIKPSVNIDTAARLLHELIQKYGFNWDAIGRYHSANSKYKNIWLHKVMSHLMAIILKDSKKLISMEKFRVMKLASLLVNFNEEHYIQLANTEKYIKNKNL, encoded by the coding sequence ATGTTTAAAATAATTTTATTTTTAGTAATGATTTTTAATTATGCTTTAACATATGAAACAAAAATTTTTATAGCAAATACCTATATACCAGAAAATTTTTACAAGTATGATAAAGAATTCAAACAAGCTGCTAAAAAATACAATATACCTATGGTTTTACTTAAAGCTATATCACTTACTGAAAATGCAAAATATAAACACGATATCATAGGAAAAAACAAAAATAAAACTAAAGATTATGGTTTGATGCAAATTAATAGTATTCATTTACAACGCTTTGGACTCAAAGAAAAAGATATTATAAAACCTAGTGTTAATATAGACACAGCTGCAAGATTGCTCCATGAGCTTATTCAAAAATATGGTTTTAATTGGGATGCTATAGGAAGATATCATTCAGCTAATTCAAAATATAAAAATATATGGCTACATAAAGTAATGTCGCATTTGATGGCTATAATTTTAAAAGATAGCAAAAAATTAATTTCTATGGAAAAATTTAGGGTTATGAAGCTTGCATCGTTGTTAGTGAATTTTAATGAAGAACATTATATACAATTAGCAAATACTGAAAAATATATTAAAAACAAGAATTTATAA
- the prfA gene encoding peptide chain release factor 1: MLADKLKPFLARFDELNTLLSDVNISNDVSKMTALSKEQKNLEPIVEKAQEYLKTLNDIEENKLLLSDTELGELAKEELKNLEVLKPQLEEELKILLLPKDPNDDKNIFLEIRAGTGGDEASLFVGDLVKAYIRYAENRDYKYEIVSSSEGSVGGFKEIIILIKGSGAYSRLKYEGGTHRVQRVPQTESQGRVHTSAITVAIMPEVDDVEIQINPNDLKIDVMRSSGHGGQSVNTTDSAVRITHIPTGIVVVNQDGKSQHKNKESAMKVLKARLFEMQEQERLAKESEARKSQVGSGDRSERIRTYNFPQNRISDHRINLTLYRLDAILEGGLFDEIIEPLIAYYQSEALKQENL; this comes from the coding sequence ATGTTAGCTGACAAACTTAAACCTTTTTTAGCACGCTTTGATGAGTTAAATACTCTTCTTAGTGATGTTAATATCTCCAATGATGTTTCCAAAATGACTGCTCTATCTAAAGAGCAAAAAAATCTAGAACCCATAGTAGAAAAAGCACAAGAATACCTCAAAACTTTAAATGATATAGAAGAAAATAAACTTCTTTTATCTGATACAGAATTAGGTGAACTTGCAAAAGAAGAGCTAAAAAATTTAGAAGTTTTAAAACCTCAACTTGAAGAGGAATTAAAAATTCTTTTACTTCCTAAAGATCCAAATGATGATAAAAATATTTTCTTAGAAATTCGCGCAGGAACAGGCGGAGATGAAGCTTCTTTATTTGTTGGAGATTTAGTAAAAGCTTATATACGCTATGCTGAAAATCGTGACTATAAATATGAAATCGTAAGTTCAAGCGAAGGTAGTGTAGGTGGATTTAAAGAAATTATTATACTTATAAAAGGAAGTGGGGCTTATTCAAGATTAAAATACGAAGGTGGAACACATAGGGTTCAAAGAGTTCCTCAAACAGAATCTCAAGGGAGAGTGCATACTTCAGCTATCACAGTAGCTATCATGCCTGAAGTTGATGATGTGGAAATTCAAATCAATCCCAATGATTTAAAAATCGATGTTATGAGAAGTAGTGGACATGGTGGACAAAGTGTAAATACCACAGATAGTGCTGTTAGAATCACGCATATCCCAACAGGTATAGTCGTAGTAAATCAAGATGGCAAAAGTCAACATAAAAATAAAGAAAGTGCTATGAAGGTATTAAAAGCAAGGCTCTTTGAAATGCAAGAGCAAGAACGCCTAGCTAAAGAAAGCGAAGCTAGAAAATCACAAGTTGGAAGTGGTGATAGAAGCGAACGCATACGCACTTATAATTTTCCACAAAATAGAATTAGCGATCATAGAATTAACCTTACTTTATATAGACTTGATGCGATTTTAGAAGGTGGTCTTTTTGATGAGATTATCGAACCATTAATCGCTTACTATCAATCAGAAGCTTTAAAACAAGAAAATTTATAA
- the rpsT gene encoding 30S ribosomal protein S20, with protein MANHKSAEKRARQTIKRTERNRFYRTRLKNITKAVREAAANNDKEAAQNALKIANKSIHAMVSRGFLKKQTASRRVSRLALLVNKIA; from the coding sequence ATGGCAAACCATAAATCTGCTGAAAAAAGAGCAAGACAAACTATAAAAAGAACAGAAAGAAATAGATTTTATAGAACAAGATTAAAAAATATCACAAAAGCTGTTCGCGAAGCAGCAGCAAACAATGACAAAGAAGCAGCACAAAATGCATTAAAAATAGCTAACAAAAGCATTCATGCTATGGTAAGTCGTGGATTTTTGAAAAAACAAACTGCTTCACGCCGTGTAAGTAGATTAGCGTTATTGGTAAATAAAATAGCATAA
- a CDS encoding pseudouridine synthase — translation MRINKFISHNSKYSRREADELIKQGLVKINQKKALLNDSVNAEDKVFINGKKLHKKTQFSVIIYHKQKGEIVSKKDDRGRKTIYHTLPKQFSTWLSVGRLDFASEGLLLLTDSPVIAHALMHSDLEREYYLKVKGNIDKNVIEAMQNGLEIQNEKKGAHAKTKITSMSFAPFLGFEIFGSSGGYTKLKVIINEGKNRELRRFFGHFDLEVMDLKRVAFGALDLGMLKAGKYRFLENGEYEKLRDFLRMNNIRY, via the coding sequence ATGAGAATTAATAAATTCATCTCACACAATAGCAAATACTCTCGCCGTGAGGCTGATGAGCTAATCAAGCAAGGCTTAGTAAAAATCAATCAAAAAAAAGCCTTGCTAAATGATAGCGTGAATGCTGAAGATAAAGTTTTTATAAATGGCAAAAAGTTGCATAAAAAAACCCAGTTTTCAGTCATCATTTATCACAAACAAAAGGGTGAAATAGTCAGCAAAAAAGATGATAGGGGTAGAAAAACTATTTATCATACCTTACCAAAACAATTTAGCACTTGGCTTAGTGTTGGAAGGCTTGACTTTGCAAGTGAGGGTTTGCTTTTGCTAACGGATTCTCCTGTGATAGCCCATGCACTAATGCATAGTGATTTAGAAAGAGAATACTACTTAAAAGTAAAAGGCAATATAGATAAAAATGTCATCGAAGCTATGCAAAATGGCTTAGAAATTCAAAATGAAAAAAAAGGCGCTCACGCTAAAACCAAAATAACATCTATGAGTTTTGCTCCCTTTTTAGGTTTTGAAATTTTTGGCTCAAGTGGTGGCTATACAAAGCTAAAAGTAATCATTAATGAAGGTAAAAATAGAGAGCTAAGACGCTTTTTTGGACATTTTGATTTAGAAGTGATGGATCTTAAAAGAGTGGCTTTTGGGGCTTTAGATCTTGGTATGTTAAAAGCAGGTAAATACCGCTTTTTAGAAAATGGTGAGTATGAAAAACTACGCGATTTTTTAAGAATGAATAATATTAGATATTAA
- a CDS encoding ribonuclease J yields the protein MSEENKTQEQNKPRRFNKFKNKKRKESQNLEQNEAKLENIQNENVEEKKRKKKNRNLPSKLSGNEEWQVELAKSIQANKIMHELRLHPLKHNNSSEHKIRITPLGGLGEIGGNITVFETNNDAIIVDIGMSFPDGTMHGVDIIIPDFDYVRKIKDKIRAIIITHAHEDHIGAVPYFFKEFQFPIYATPLALGMISNKFEEHGLKAERKWFRPITKRQIYEIGDFDLEWIHITHSIIDACALAIKTKAGTIIHTGDFKIDQTPIDGYPTDLSRLAQYGEEGVLCLLSDSTNSYKEGYTKSESSVGPTFDQIFAKTKGRVIMSTFSSNIHRVYQAISYGLKYGRKVCVIGRSMERNLYTTMELGYIKLDRKIFIDADEVSKYKDNEVLIVTTGSQGETMSALYRMATDEHKFIKIKPSDQVIISAKAIPGNEANVSAVLDFLLKAGAKVAYQEFSEIHVSGHASIEEQKLMLTLVKPKFFLPVHGEYNHINKHKETALKCGIPERNIYLMSDGDQVELCQKYIKRVKTVKTGKVFVDNQINKQIADDVVIDRQKLADSGIVVIIAQLDKASKTLINKPRVFSYGLVADKQDGAFSKEMSDVLSQFFPNVKDEILDNPKVLEAQIRQVLRKHIFRKIKKYPTIVPTIFVM from the coding sequence ATGAGCGAAGAAAACAAAACTCAAGAACAAAATAAACCTAGAAGATTTAACAAATTTAAAAATAAAAAAAGAAAAGAATCACAAAATTTAGAACAAAACGAGGCAAAACTAGAAAATATTCAAAATGAAAATGTTGAAGAAAAAAAGAGAAAGAAAAAAAATAGAAATTTACCTTCTAAATTAAGTGGTAATGAAGAATGGCAAGTAGAACTTGCTAAAAGTATACAAGCAAATAAAATCATGCATGAGTTAAGACTCCACCCTTTAAAACACAATAACTCAAGCGAGCATAAAATCCGTATTACGCCTTTGGGTGGGCTTGGAGAAATTGGTGGAAATATCACCGTTTTTGAAACCAATAATGATGCGATTATTGTTGATATAGGTATGAGTTTTCCTGATGGAACTATGCATGGGGTAGATATCATCATACCTGATTTTGACTATGTTAGAAAGATAAAAGATAAAATTCGTGCCATTATAATCACACATGCTCATGAAGATCATATCGGTGCAGTGCCGTATTTTTTCAAAGAATTCCAATTTCCTATCTATGCGACACCTTTAGCCCTAGGTATGATTTCAAACAAATTTGAAGAACATGGCTTAAAAGCTGAGCGTAAATGGTTTAGACCAATCACCAAAAGACAAATTTATGAAATAGGTGATTTTGATTTAGAATGGATTCACATAACCCACTCTATCATCGATGCATGTGCGCTAGCTATTAAAACTAAAGCAGGAACTATCATACACACAGGTGATTTTAAGATAGATCAAACTCCAATTGATGGTTACCCAACGGATTTAAGTCGTTTAGCTCAATATGGCGAAGAAGGGGTGCTTTGTCTTTTAAGTGATAGCACAAACTCATATAAAGAAGGTTACACAAAAAGTGAAAGCTCTGTAGGGCCTACTTTTGATCAAATTTTTGCTAAAACTAAGGGCAGGGTGATCATGAGCACCTTTAGCTCTAATATCCACCGCGTATATCAAGCTATTAGTTATGGTTTAAAATACGGCAGAAAGGTTTGTGTGATAGGGCGTTCTATGGAAAGAAATCTCTATACCACCATGGAACTTGGTTATATCAAACTTGATAGAAAAATTTTCATTGACGCTGATGAAGTTAGCAAATACAAAGACAATGAAGTGCTTATAGTAACTACAGGAAGCCAAGGTGAAACCATGAGTGCTTTATATAGAATGGCAACTGATGAGCATAAATTTATCAAAATCAAACCAAGCGATCAAGTTATCATTTCAGCTAAAGCCATACCAGGAAATGAAGCAAATGTTTCTGCTGTGCTTGATTTTCTTTTAAAAGCAGGAGCTAAAGTTGCTTATCAAGAATTTAGCGAAATTCATGTAAGCGGGCACGCTAGCATAGAAGAGCAAAAACTTATGCTTACTTTGGTAAAACCTAAATTTTTCTTACCAGTGCATGGAGAATATAATCATATCAACAAACACAAAGAAACTGCACTAAAATGTGGCATACCTGAAAGAAACATTTATTTAATGAGCGATGGAGATCAAGTAGAGCTTTGCCAAAAATACATCAAACGCGTAAAAACGGTTAAAACAGGAAAGGTTTTTGTAGATAATCAAATCAACAAACAAATCGCAGATGATGTGGTAATTGATAGACAAAAACTAGCAGATAGCGGTATAGTTGTTATCATTGCTCAGCTTGATAAAGCAAGCAAAACGCTTATTAATAAACCAAGAGTATTTAGCTATGGTTTGGTAGCTGATAAACAAGATGGAGCATTTTCAAAAGAAATGAGCGATGTTTTAAGTCAATTTTTCCCTAATGTAAAAGATGAAATTTTAGACAATCCAAAAGTTTTAGAAGCTCAAATTAGACAAGTGCTAAGAAAGCATATTTTTAGAAAAATCAAAAAATACCCAACCATAGTGCCAACTATTTTTGTGATGTAG
- the rsmA gene encoding 16S rRNA (adenine(1518)-N(6)/adenine(1519)-N(6))-dimethyltransferase RsmA translates to MIKAKKHFGQNFLEDKSVVAKIIQAIPKDTKNIVEIGPGLGDLTQELLKVSKVKAYEIDKDLIPILNKKFQNEIEGGNFELIHQNASDAFEKGSLSEKEYFLVANLPYYIATNLILQALEDENCLGLIVMVQKEVAQKFCASEKESNFSALGVLCALICQRQMLFDIKPQSFNPPPKVTSAVIKLIKFSHYQQKCDNIKAFKDFLRVCFQNPRKQLISNFKDKKEKILKAFNALNISPTSRAHEISVDLYLKIYDYLKDDYERRKQNSRTK, encoded by the coding sequence ATGATTAAAGCAAAAAAACATTTTGGGCAAAATTTTTTAGAAGATAAAAGCGTGGTAGCAAAAATCATCCAAGCCATACCCAAAGATACTAAAAATATAGTTGAGATTGGGCCTGGCTTAGGTGATTTAACGCAAGAACTTTTGAAAGTCTCTAAGGTAAAAGCTTATGAGATTGACAAAGATTTAATTCCTATTTTGAATAAAAAATTTCAAAATGAGATTGAAGGTGGAAATTTTGAGCTTATACATCAAAATGCAAGCGATGCATTTGAAAAAGGAAGTTTAAGCGAAAAAGAGTATTTTTTAGTAGCGAATTTACCTTATTATATTGCTACAAATTTGATTTTACAAGCCTTAGAAGATGAAAATTGTTTAGGGCTTATAGTTATGGTGCAAAAAGAAGTAGCACAAAAATTTTGTGCAAGTGAGAAAGAAAGTAATTTTTCGGCTCTAGGGGTGCTTTGTGCATTAATCTGCCAAAGACAAATGCTTTTTGATATAAAACCACAAAGCTTTAATCCTCCGCCAAAAGTTACTTCAGCTGTGATAAAGCTAATAAAATTTAGCCATTATCAGCAAAAATGTGACAATATAAAAGCTTTTAAAGATTTTCTTAGAGTGTGTTTTCAAAACCCAAGAAAACAACTTATATCAAATTTCAAAGATAAAAAAGAAAAAATATTAAAAGCCTTTAATGCACTAAATATCTCACCTACTTCAAGAGCTCATGAAATTAGCGTTGATTTATACCTTAAAATTTATGATTATTTAAAGGATGATTATGAGCGAAGAAAACAAAACTCAAGAACAAAATAA
- a CDS encoding purine-nucleoside phosphorylase, whose translation MKNLIVCAGGNENFKFAKSIGIGLVNSAFSLGKILSEEKVDNLIFIGTCGIYQEGKILEIYESSNASNIEYADICDGFYTPIANKIILNVSHETMINSSNYICKDKNIAKQFFEKGLHIENMEAYAVLSCAKMQGINGICYLCATNFCDEFAHEDFLKNHQKAKELLKDFLLDKKLI comes from the coding sequence TTGAAAAATCTTATAGTATGTGCTGGCGGAAATGAAAATTTTAAATTTGCAAAAAGTATAGGCATAGGACTTGTTAATTCTGCTTTTTCTTTGGGTAAAATTTTAAGCGAAGAAAAGGTGGATAATTTGATTTTTATTGGAACTTGTGGAATTTATCAAGAAGGAAAAATCTTAGAAATTTATGAAAGCTCTAATGCTTCAAATATAGAATATGCCGATATTTGCGATGGGTTTTATACACCTATTGCAAATAAAATCATATTAAATGTTTCACATGAAACAATGATTAATTCTTCAAACTATATATGCAAGGATAAAAATATAGCAAAACAATTTTTTGAAAAAGGTTTGCATATAGAAAATATGGAAGCTTACGCAGTGCTTTCTTGTGCAAAAATGCAAGGAATTAATGGAATTTGTTATTTGTGTGCGACAAATTTTTGTGATGAATTTGCCCATGAAGATTTTTTAAAAAATCATCAAAAAGCAAAAGAATTATTAAAAGATTTTTTGCTAGATAAAAAACTTATATAG
- the rlmN gene encoding 23S rRNA (adenine(2503)-C(2))-methyltransferase RlmN, whose amino-acid sequence MSDLKNILDFTKEELENLVQPKFRAKQIFEWIYKKYADDFLQMSSLPKEFRAYLQENFHFSPLKCVKDEKSKDGSIKYLFELLDGKKIEAVLLPMKEELVDENGKIIKHARYTICVSSQVGCKSGCSFCLTAKGGLKRNLSAGEIVGQILWIKKHNQIPYERRVNIVYMGMGEPLDNLKNVSKAVVILADNDALAISPRRQTISTSGLAKQIKELGAMNLGVLLAISLHAVNDELRSELMPINKAYNIASIMEAVRNFPIDQRKRVMFEYLLIDGINDKIEHAKELVKLLNGIKAKVNLILFNPHEGSLYKRPSVEAAVKFQDYLSAKGVTCTIRESKGLDISAACGQLKERQSAK is encoded by the coding sequence TTGAGTGATTTAAAAAATATATTAGATTTTACTAAAGAAGAATTAGAAAATTTAGTTCAGCCCAAATTTAGAGCTAAGCAAATTTTTGAGTGGATTTATAAAAAATACGCCGATGATTTTTTACAAATGTCGTCTTTGCCAAAAGAATTTAGGGCGTATTTGCAAGAAAATTTTCACTTTAGTCCTTTAAAATGTGTAAAAGATGAAAAAAGCAAAGATGGGAGCATTAAATACCTTTTTGAGCTTTTAGATGGTAAAAAAATAGAGGCTGTTTTGCTTCCTATGAAAGAAGAACTTGTAGATGAAAATGGTAAGATTATCAAACATGCAAGATATACTATTTGTGTTTCATCACAAGTGGGTTGTAAAAGCGGATGTAGTTTTTGTCTTACTGCTAAAGGGGGATTGAAAAGAAATTTAAGTGCTGGAGAGATAGTAGGACAAATTTTATGGATAAAAAAGCATAATCAAATTCCTTATGAAAGAAGGGTTAATATAGTCTATATGGGCATGGGTGAGCCTTTGGATAATCTTAAAAATGTTTCTAAGGCAGTTGTGATTTTAGCTGATAATGATGCTTTAGCGATAAGCCCTAGAAGGCAAACTATAAGCACAAGTGGTTTAGCAAAACAAATTAAAGAACTAGGTGCAATGAATTTGGGTGTGCTTTTGGCTATTTCACTTCATGCTGTAAATGATGAATTAAGAAGTGAATTAATGCCTATAAATAAAGCTTATAATATAGCTAGCATTATGGAAGCAGTGAGAAATTTCCCAATAGATCAACGCAAAAGAGTGATGTTTGAATACCTTTTAATTGATGGAATAAATGATAAAATCGAGCATGCCAAAGAATTAGTTAAGCTTTTAAATGGTATAAAAGCCAAGGTAAATTTAATACTTTTTAATCCTCACGAAGGTAGTTTATATAAAAGGCCAAGCGTTGAAGCGGCGGTTAAATTTCAAGATTATCTGAGCGCTAAAGGCGTAACTTGCACCATAAGAGAAAGTAAAGGACTTGATATTTCTGCAGCTTGTGGACAACTTAAAGAAAGGCAAAGTGCAAAATGA
- a CDS encoding radical SAM domain-containing protein: MIDKKQLLENELFQNRYIKANISWYYSYLTGKRGLARIFKLPYAALMRKFYLKKYFEKRVGEGKIDIPYLELVLTTKCTLRCESCNNLMQYFSPSNQYTCTLEGIIKSLELLLSKVDSIARVRIIGGEPLLFKDLPQLIDYLDTQKKILTFSLVTNATIDFKDELIKRLKFSNKVRKITISDYKRSPNLKIPLKQESILKKLKENKIPFSMDSSGENSTWSDPEKIYKRGRNKEDIIKNYRNCQMPCVSLMTSEGLKDKSLAPNGAVFTCPISSSLSRLKGLEEFEGDFVNLDDDKERFFEFYAQDFYKSCDYCRDYGAPAKQIAVAIQTNKVLKLEKD, encoded by the coding sequence ATGATAGATAAAAAACAATTATTAGAAAATGAACTATTTCAAAATAGATATATAAAAGCAAATATTTCTTGGTATTATTCTTATTTAACTGGAAAAAGAGGATTAGCTAGAATTTTTAAACTTCCATATGCTGCTTTGATGAGAAAATTTTATTTGAAAAAATATTTTGAAAAACGAGTAGGGGAGGGTAAAATAGATATTCCTTATTTAGAATTAGTTTTAACTACAAAATGCACTTTAAGATGCGAATCTTGTAATAATTTAATGCAATATTTTTCACCATCTAATCAATATACCTGTACTTTAGAGGGTATTATAAAATCATTAGAATTGCTTTTATCTAAGGTGGATTCTATTGCAAGGGTTAGAATCATAGGTGGAGAACCCTTGTTGTTTAAGGATTTACCGCAATTGATTGATTATTTAGATACTCAAAAGAAGATATTAACATTTTCTTTAGTGACTAATGCTACTATTGATTTTAAAGATGAGTTGATAAAAAGATTAAAATTTTCTAATAAGGTTAGAAAAATTACGATTTCAGATTATAAAAGATCTCCAAATTTAAAAATTCCATTGAAACAAGAAAGCATTTTGAAAAAATTAAAAGAAAATAAAATTCCATTTTCTATGGATTCTAGTGGAGAAAATTCCACTTGGAGTGATCCTGAAAAAATTTACAAACGCGGTAGAAATAAAGAAGATATAATAAAAAATTATCGCAATTGTCAAATGCCATGTGTTAGTTTAATGACTTCAGAAGGCTTAAAAGATAAATCTTTAGCACCAAATGGAGCTGTATTTACATGTCCTATATCTTCTTCTTTATCGCGTCTTAAAGGCTTAGAAGAATTTGAGGGTGATTTTGTAAATTTAGATGATGATAAAGAAAGATTTTTTGAATTTTACGCTCAAGATTTTTACAAATCCTGTGATTATTGTAGAGATTATGGTGCTCCAGCTAAGCAAATTGCAGTCGCAATTCAAACCAATAAAGTTTTAAAATTAGAAAAAGATTAA
- a CDS encoding RluA family pseudouridine synthase has translation MPYIKIKLSNNGKKAFKLLMDELKISISQAQKLIDKKRLFCNGNLVEEKNQFLDGLVELIVYQNEPKGIEIVYENEDFAVIEKPSGVLSHPNGRNCTYSLCDEIWHLWGEKACVAHRLDKETSGLILVAKHKFAQIELKTMFEKRLVQKSYLALVEGKTKAQFRVDESMDLAKDYDNVKTRMCICKNGKKAITDFQSLEFFENLNASLVLAKPLTGRQHQIRLHLFHVKHKILGEPLYGLEKIQIEQILDGKMSETERIQTTGAKRLLLHSFSLEFKYKNKNFLIQSQKNIKDEFLENLS, from the coding sequence TTGCCTTATATAAAAATAAAACTATCAAATAATGGAAAAAAGGCCTTTAAACTACTTATGGATGAATTAAAAATTTCCATAAGTCAAGCACAAAAACTTATCGACAAAAAACGCCTTTTTTGCAATGGAAATTTAGTAGAAGAAAAAAATCAATTTTTAGATGGATTGGTAGAATTAATTGTTTATCAAAATGAGCCAAAGGGCATAGAAATAGTCTATGAAAATGAAGATTTTGCAGTGATAGAAAAGCCAAGTGGGGTATTAAGCCACCCAAATGGAAGAAATTGCACTTATAGCCTTTGTGATGAAATTTGGCATTTATGGGGTGAAAAAGCTTGTGTGGCTCATAGGCTAGATAAAGAAACAAGTGGGCTTATACTTGTTGCAAAACATAAATTTGCACAAATTGAGTTAAAAACCATGTTTGAAAAAAGATTGGTTCAAAAAAGCTATCTTGCTTTAGTAGAAGGAAAAACCAAAGCACAATTTAGAGTAGATGAAAGCATGGATTTAGCTAAAGATTATGATAATGTTAAAACTAGAATGTGTATTTGTAAAAATGGAAAAAAAGCTATAACAGATTTTCAAAGTTTAGAATTTTTTGAAAATTTAAATGCTAGTTTGGTTTTAGCAAAGCCTTTAACAGGAAGACAACACCAAATAAGACTGCATTTGTTTCATGTGAAACATAAAATTTTAGGCGAACCTTTGTATGGTTTAGAAAAAATACAAATAGAACAAATACTTGATGGAAAAATGAGTGAAACTGAAAGAATTCAAACTACAGGTGCTAAAAGACTGCTTTTACACTCTTTTAGCCTAGAATTTAAATATAAAAATAAAAACTTTTTGATACAATCTCAAAAAAATATTAAAGATGAATTCTTAGAAAATTTATCTTAA